Proteins from a genomic interval of Arachis hypogaea cultivar Tifrunner chromosome 10, arahy.Tifrunner.gnm2.J5K5, whole genome shotgun sequence:
- the LOC112715943 gene encoding pentatricopeptide repeat-containing protein At2g22070-like, translating to MLPTDVTASSPEKKYSSLISKCITAKSFKFGKALHCHLIKTALFFDPFLTNGLIDVYSKCCCVESAEKAFDDLPNKTTRSWNTLISLYSKMCLFDKAYNLFDKMPHRNLVSYNSLISGSTRHGFHRESISLFRMMQMDSDCLMLDEFTLVSVVGSCASLGNLKWLHQVHGVAVIVGIEGNMILSNALIDAYGKCGKPNSSYSVFCWMQENDVVSWTSMVVAYARASKLDKACRVFQNMPFRNTISWTALITGFARNRRCSEALNLFKQMLEEGVNPNAQTFVSVLGACADEALIGRGKEVHGKIIRYSNSEKNLFNVYLYNALIDMYGKCGDMKSAEILFEMAPMRDLVSWNTLITGFAQNGYGHESMVVFRRMMIETNLKPNYVTFLGVISGCSHAGLVHQGLELLDLMEQRYSVKPSPEHYALLIDLLGRKNRLKEAVDLIEKTPSRIRNHIAVWGAVLGACRVHGNLDLARTAAEALFELEPENTARYVMLSNIYAASGRFHDADKIRRIMKEKGLKKEAAHSWIELRDARHEFVAKDKFHPQIGEICEINNKLVYHLKDAGYQPFSDYPLLPDEDDDFYFSI from the coding sequence ATGCTTCCCACTGATGTAACTGCTTCCTCCCCCGAAAAGAAGTACTCGTCCCTGATTTCCAAGTGCATCACAGCGAAAAGTTTCAAGTTTGGCAAGGCCCTGCACTGTCACCTCATAAAAACCGCGCTTTTTTTCGACCCTTTTCTCACCAACGGTCTCATCGATGTGTATTCCAAGTGCTGCTGTGTAGAGAGTGCCGAGAAGGCCTTCGATGATCTTCCCAATAAGACCACGCGCTCATGGAACACGCTCATCTCTCTGTACTCCAAAATGTGTCTTTTCGATAAAGCATATAACCTGTTCGATAAAATGCCTCACCGAAACCTCGTCAGCTATAACTCACTTATATCCGGTTCTACACGCCACGGGTTTCACAGAGAATCGATTAGTCTTTTCCGGATGATGCAAATGGATAGTGATTGTCTGATGTTGGATGAGTTCACGCTTGTTAGCGTAGTTGGGAGCTGTGCTAGTTTAGGTAACCTTAAATGGCTCCACCAAGTTCATGGGGTGGCAGTTATAGTTGGCATAGAGGGTAACATGATCCTTAGCAACGCTCTAATCGATGCCTATGGAAAATGCGGCAAGCCGAATTCGTCGTATTCCGTGTTCTGTTGGATGCAAGAGAATGATGTTGTGTCTTGGACATCTATGGTTGTGGCTTATGCTCGGGCATCTAAATTGGACAAGGCTTGCAGGGTGTTCCAGAACATGCCGTTTAGGAATACTATTTCTTGGACTGCTTTGATCACTGGTTTTGCTAGGAACCGACGTTGCAGCGAAGCTTTGAATCTTTTTAAACAAATGCTGGAAGAGGGTGTGAATCCAAATGCTCAAACATTTGTAAGTGTTTTAGGTGCTTGTGCAGACGAGGCTCTTATAGGAAGAGGTAAAGAAGTCCATGGTAAGATTATAAGATATAGCAATAGTGAGAAAAACTTGTTTAATGTGTACTTATATAATGCTTTGATTGATATGTATGGGAAGTGTGGGGATATGAAATCAGCTGAAATTCTGTTTGAGATGGCTCCTATGAGGGATTTGGTATCTTGGAATACATTGATAACTGGATTTGCACAGAATGGTTATGGGCATGAATCAATGGTTGTCTTTAGAAGGATGATGATAGAAACCAACTTGAAGCCTAATTATGTGACTTTTCTTGGAGTGATATCTGGCTGTAGCCATGCAGGTCTAGTCCATCAGGGTTTAGAGTTGCTGGATTTGATGGAACAGCGATATAGCGTTAAGCCTAGTCCTGAACATTATGCTCTGCTAATTGATTTGCTTGGGAGAAAAAACAGACTCAAGGAAGCTGTGGATTTAATTGAGAAAACGCCTAGCAGAATTAGGAACCACATTGCAGTGTGGGGGGCAGTGTTGGGTGCATGTCGAGTTCATGGCAACTTGGATCTTGCTAGAACGGCTGCAGAAGCTTTGTTTGAGTTGGAACCTGAGAACACAGCAAGATATGTCATGTTATCAAACATTTATGCCGCGTCTGGCAGATTCCACGATGCTGATAAAATTAGGAGGATAATGAAGGAGAAAGGTTTAAAGAAAGAAGCAGctcatagttggattgagttaAGGGATGCAAGACATGAGTTTGTGGCTAAGGACAAATTCCATCCACAGATTGGTGAGATATGTGAAATAAACAATAAGCTAGTTTATCATCTGAAGGATGCAGGATATCAGCCTTTTAGTGATTACCCTCTTCTTCCTGATGAGGATGATGATTTCTACTTTAGTATTTAG